The Prochlorococcus marinus XMU1408 region TCATTTTCTCTGAATTCGATCGTCGCTGAAGTGTTGTGGTCAGTGTAGTTTGTTTGAACTTGCATATAAAAATCAAATTGGGCAAGAGCTGAGAAATTATTAATATCAATTTGATCCGCACCAGGTATATTTGCCCAACTTACCTCAGTTGGTATTTCAACTAGCCACTCAGTACATTTCGGATCAAAAGGATTATCTAGTAGTTTCCCATTCTCATCTTTATCTGATTGTGAAGGAACTATCGTGTATCCATAGTCCATACAAGCTAATGCAACTGGATCGTTCTTACGAAAAGTAATTCTTCTAATAAAACGCTGAGCTTTTGGAGGGTGCCAACCTGGAGAAGCCCCGGTTAGAAGACTTTTTGTTCCTGCAGGTTGAACTGTTGTACAACGACTTGGGCGACGGATGTTATGTCTATCGCAATATTCAAAAACTGTGTCGTTAACGATTTTTTTCCATCGACTTAAAAAAGTAGCTTCTTGATTTTTAAAATCTTTCCCTTCTTTCGTATCTGGTCTTCCAGCTTCCCACCACTTAAGCCAAGATGTCCCAAAGGCATGGACAAAAAAGTCAAAAAGGCCTGTGAAGCTGACCCCAACGATTGGATCCCATTCTCGACTCTTTCTGTATCTTTTTACTTCAAATCTATGATTGAGTAGACATGCAACGGACAAGGCTGCCGCTTTGAAGGCATCTTCTTGTTGGCTTATGTCTAATGGATCGATTTGATTTAGATGGATTTCTGCAAGATTACAGTGGAAATCAGAGCCAAGGATTTCACCACATGGGTTAAGACCGTATCTACTTAGTCTATGGAAAAGTTCTTTTTCATCAAATGGACCGTAATTTGATTGAATCCATTTGGAAGCTTCTTTTTTACCTTGTTCGCAATAGATCTCAATAAATTCATTTCTTAATTCTACTGTTGTAAGTATGTCTGCATTTGAACGAGCAATTGCTTCTGGTGCAAATTGAATTGCTCCTTCTCCTGAATGAAATTGCTTAGTCACTGCTTCCACAAGCACTTTCAGCTCAGGTTTAGTGTGGTAAACGCGTGTATGGTTAGCCATTCGTAAAGCATCCTTCTCTGGGTCGATGCTCCAATTCCCATCAGAGTCTTGTTTCCATAAATTTTCTTTAGCACCAGCCGCTCCTAAATCTTCTGAAGAGAATTGACGCATACCTGCACTCCTTCTTATATTTCCAGCAACAATTGTCACTGCTGCTTCATCTATAAGTAGGCAACATTCTATTGAAGTTAGTTTTCTTCCTTTTGCTTTGTTTAAAAGATTCGTAACGCGAGGATATAAATCTTTGAGTTTGACGGGATTTGCCATTCCTCCGAACCCTTTAAGTGATTCGCCAGCTGGTCTTACATCTTTTAAATCTATAGATATGTTAATTACTCTAGAATTGAAACTTTCGTCACTGCTTAACTCAAGTATTTTTTGATAGCTATCAACCCATCCACGTCTACTATCACCAACACTTATTAGTACATTATTACCTTGAATAGAGAAAGTAGTTTTTTCATTTCTTTTTTCAGCGGGCGTAACTCCTATATCTGAAACATTTTGAATGTTAATTGTATTGATAATCTCTGGTAGTTGATCAATTAAATGAGGCTCAATTATTGCTCCAGTTCCGCAACCCATCATTGCTAGATCCATCATTAGTCCAAAGGCCTGCCAATCTATAAGGTTTGTTGAGGTGCAATTGTAGGCTCCAGAAAAATTCTTTTCTTTCTCAATCCAGTCTGTTCCTCCGATCCAAAGCCATCGACCTGAAGGAAGAGCTTTTTTCTCTTGTTGCATTTTTTGCATTAAATTTATTTCAGCTTCGTTTAACCCTCCAAGTTTTTTTAAGCCTTCAAGGTTTCTTGTGTTCACTTGTTCCCAACTTTCGCGACCCGCAGGAAGCTTCCTACTATAAGTTCTGTAAAAGACAGGATTTGCGGCAGGTGCAGTTATTGGAAAATCAGTTTTTGCATTTTTTCTACCCGAGGCTGAATTATTGGTTTCGGGCTGGCTTGGTGCGATTGTCAAGATCTTTTATCCCTTTAGTAACTACTACGCTAACGCCATGTATAGCGTTAGCAAGTTTTTTTAACACCATC contains the following coding sequences:
- the nrdJ gene encoding ribonucleoside-triphosphate reductase, adenosylcobalamin-dependent, translated to MTIAPSQPETNNSASGRKNAKTDFPITAPAANPVFYRTYSRKLPAGRESWEQVNTRNLEGLKKLGGLNEAEINLMQKMQQEKKALPSGRWLWIGGTDWIEKEKNFSGAYNCTSTNLIDWQAFGLMMDLAMMGCGTGAIIEPHLIDQLPEIINTINIQNVSDIGVTPAEKRNEKTTFSIQGNNVLISVGDSRRGWVDSYQKILELSSDESFNSRVINISIDLKDVRPAGESLKGFGGMANPVKLKDLYPRVTNLLNKAKGRKLTSIECCLLIDEAAVTIVAGNIRRSAGMRQFSSEDLGAAGAKENLWKQDSDGNWSIDPEKDALRMANHTRVYHTKPELKVLVEAVTKQFHSGEGAIQFAPEAIARSNADILTTVELRNEFIEIYCEQGKKEASKWIQSNYGPFDEKELFHRLSRYGLNPCGEILGSDFHCNLAEIHLNQIDPLDISQQEDAFKAAALSVACLLNHRFEVKRYRKSREWDPIVGVSFTGLFDFFVHAFGTSWLKWWEAGRPDTKEGKDFKNQEATFLSRWKKIVNDTVFEYCDRHNIRRPSRCTTVQPAGTKSLLTGASPGWHPPKAQRFIRRITFRKNDPVALACMDYGYTIVPSQSDKDENGKLLDNPFDPKCTEWLVEIPTEVSWANIPGADQIDINNFSALAQFDFYMQVQTNYTDHNTSATIEFRENEIEGLAKALHNSINENKGYISAALLARFDANATFPRLPFEPIDEEIYTKLQAEVIKRREDCDFFDALSRYDQGELTEAGPAGCDSDKCLLPLAKPS